GTTCCCATCGCCGATCCCCACCACCAACAACCCCAAGCGGCATCTCCATCATCCCACCAGCAGATCTTGTTGCACGAGCTGCAACAGCAGATGGCCGCGGTGCAGCAGATTGCAGCCAACCGAGAGCGAGCGAATCAGCAGGAGATCTCAAGATTCAGTACCGTGTTTCAGATGGCTGGTGGCTCTACCATGGCTGCCACCACGGGACTGCCGGCGTTGCTCCCCCCTCGGCCTTTCGAGGGAGTGTTCTCTCCGCAACAACAACATAATGAGAGGAAATAAAGCATTAGTTTCTGATACTACTAAGCAATGCTTGTCGAGCAAAAGCTACAGATCTCTCCTTCAGTTCCTCTTATTGCCGTGGATTCACTCTCGGTATTAATGGGATTAAGGAGACAACACTTACCACTTGAATTTGATTCAGTACAGCCAAGCAAAAGGAATGGCGCTGCAGAAGACATCTATCTCTCTCTGTGCCATCTGAAGATCCGAtccttttgctgctgctgctgctcttcttatttgaattttcctttctttttcttgctttctGCCATTATGATGTGCATCTGAGAGTACTGTGATGAAAGGCCATAATTCAAATGGCTGGTAGCGGTGCAATTGCACTCATGTCTCTTCTTCCACATGGATTTCAACGCCCCAATCACCAACACAAAGACAAAGGCTGTATCATCTCCTTCCCTGCAGCTAACAGCAATCATCACTGTGTAAGGTATCAGCAGTCACGAGAGTCCCTTCTCGTctcccttttctctctctctctgacaagTTTGAACCCTTCAAGTTGTGTAAAGCTTGCAAGTTTGTGACCATATATGCTATGTTCATCGATGACATTATAGGAGTTTGCAGTAGTTGCTTTATTGCATGTAGCTGAGGAATGATCAGAGTTTCTCTTGCTTGAAAAGAGACCAATCTGTTTCAGTGACTTCGGATTTCTTAGCTCGTGGATGGATGAATGCTTTCATCTTTGTCAGCAAAGAATTAAATGTATAGAATTATGTGCATGAATCTGATTTCATCTATTGACTTGGATTGAGAGCAAGTCAAAATTCTACATACATCTCCCCCACCCTCTCCTTCATTCACATCAGTCTCTGTTTGTTCTGTTGCCCCCACTTGGCACAGATTGACACCAACTCCCCCATTGTCTTGCACCGGAGAATGAGTCGGTCTTCGATCTCCTCTCCACACAGCTCACCTTCTGATGCACATCCACTCGCACCCTCTCCTTCCTCTCTGTGTCCAGCCAATTGACGTCACTCCTTCCCACTACACTTCCTTGGTTGAcctactcttcttcttctcctctctctctcctaatTGCAACCTCAACTACCATCCTTTTACTTTATTGCTTTTCCTTAGATCTGTAAGCATGCCATGGCCAGGCTGATGCCACCGAAGTCTGAGAACTATGCACAGctgttctttctttttgctcttctTTAGATCTGTTGGAGTCGCAAAACCTAACTCAGAGCCCAAGTTTGAGGTCAAGTCAATCTCAAAACATGTGGTTGCAGCAAGTGGTGCAGTAATGCCCGATCGAATCATGCAGCTGTAAAGTCCAAgtcctacttcttcttcttcttcttccactccCCCCCCACCTTCCTTGTATATAACACCACCACCCAAAACCATTCTGCAATCTCAACTCTTCTTCTTCATGTATAATTCGATGGCTGTCGAGACGACAACTGCTTTGATTCCACCGGCGAGCACAGAGACGAGCGACGAGGACTTGCTGCACATGGAAGGGTGGGCGAAGCGGAAGCGGACAAAGCGCCACCGCTTCTCTGATCGGCCACCGACCGAAGAGGAGTCCTTGGCCCACTGCCTCGTTATGCTCGCCCGCGGCGGACCCGGTCCTCGCCTGCCGTCGTTGGCCTCCGACTCGACGCTGGCGCCACCGCCGGGGAAGCTCGAGTACAACTGCTCCGTCTGCGGGAAGGCGTTCGGCTCTTACCAGGCCCTCGGCGGCCACAAGACCAGCCACCGGAAGCTCACCTGTGCCGCCGACGAGGCCGCCGTCGACACCTCAGGCTCCTCCACTGCCGGCGCCGGCAGGTTGCACCAATGCTCGGTGTGCCTGAAGACGTTCCCTTCGGGGCAGGCGCTCGGGGGGCACAAGCGGTGCCACTACGACGGAACCCTCGGCAACAGGGGGCTGGATCTGAACGTGCCATCGCTGCCCGAGTTCGACGGTGGCGTCAGGCGATGCCTACCGGcaacggcggcggtggcggccgccgcggaggaggaggaggtgcagAGCCCTCTGGCGTTCAAGAAACCGAGACTTCTGATCCCGGCATAAGCGCCGACAGCTACCAAAAGTCAACTCCATTGCGTTCATTGTTTGTTCGAGATGAATACTACTCTTCTCCGTGTACAGAATTCTTTGTAGGTTGATGAAGTCAACGATTCTTTCTCCAAGTTTGATCATTAATATGAGCTGCATTAAGATCTTGACGATGTGAGCTTCAATCGCATGTGGCTATGGAAATGAGGAACTGAATCGAATGATGACGAACAGAACCATATGAAGCTAACAAGGAAATATATTTATATGtcatatatttaattataggCATAAGATTCACTTAGATCAATTTTAATTGAATTATGATGAGATCTCACAAATGTGGCACCGTTGAATGACTGCCACGTGGAAATCCAACCGCTCTGGGGATGCCCCAACTCCCCGGTTCGTCAACGGAACTCTCTCCAACCCCCTTCTCCTGcttcttggacatctcatcgaagggATCAACCTTGAAGGGATCAGAAGCAAGAGGGagtagagagggagagagggctTGTCGGGGGTCCGTCTCTTGGATGGGCGAGGCCTCCGGCGACGATGATTCCTCCTACCCTTTCTCCGTCACGACgccgcagccgccgccgccgctgaagAAGCTGTCGGTGCTCCCCTTGATCGCCCTCATCTTCTACAATGTCTCCGGCGGCCCCTTTGGCATCGAGGACTCCGTCTCGGCCGGCGGCGGACCCCTCCTATCCCTCCTTGGCTTCCTCGTCTTCCCCTTCCTGTGGAGCCTCCCTGAGGCCCTCGTCACCGCGGAGCTGGCCGCCAGCTTCCCGGAGAATGGTGGATACGTGCTTTGGATCTCCTCCGCCTTTGGCCCCTTCTGGGGATTCCAGGAGGGATTCTGGAAGTGGGCCAGCGGCACCATGGACAACGCCCTCTACCCCGTCCTTTTCCTCGACTACCTCTGCCAGTCCCTCCCATTCTTCGCCCGCCCGGCCGCCCGCACTCCGGCCCTCCTCGTCCTCACGGCAGGCCTGACCTTCCTCAACTACCGCGGCCTCAACATCGTCGGCCTCGCCGCCGTCGCCCTCACCgccttctccctctcccccttcGTCGTCATGGCCCTTCTCGCCCTCCCCCGCCTCCGCCCCCGCCGCTGGCTCGCCGTGGACCTCAAAAGAGCCAACTTTAGAGGTTACTTCAACATCATGTTCTGGAATCTCAACTACTGGGACAAGGCAAGCACCCTCGCCGGCGAGGTCGAGGACCCGAGCCGATCCTTCCCCAAGGCCCTCTTCGGGGCCGTCATCCTCGTGATGGCTTCGTACCTGATCCCATTGCTCGCCGGTACGGGGGCTATGGACGCGTCCATCACCGAGGAGTGGAAAGACGGGTACTTTGCGCAGGTTGGGATGGTGATCGGGGGAGCGTGGCTCCGATGGTGGATCCAGGCAGCCGCGGCCATGTCGAACATGGGTTTGTTCGAGGCCGAGATGAGCAGCGATTCATTCCAGTTGCTTGGTATGAGCGAGATGGGGATGCTGCCGGCAATATTTGCAGAGAGGTTAGCACCCAGCTGCTATCTATTTCTACTTCTCATTGCGGTTTTCATAAACAGTAGAAACCAAAGTGTAGATATTACTGACTTCTCCTTGAACTTGGTTTAGAAGCTCCTTCTTATAATAGAATTCCCGAACCAAATTTTCTTGAAACAAATACATGGTTTTTGTTTAGAATGTGATAATTTGGAGCAGAGGAACTACATAAGCTTTAGTACACTGAATATGCCATTCATACTTTCGTttcataaaagaatatcaaatGGGGTGGAATATCAAATGTCTCCAATTCTTGATGTATTCCACCCGTTCTTAGCATTAGTTCATCACGGTGATTGTATTGGGCTCGGGAGATGTAGGATTGTACTCTAGTCTTGGAATAAGATTTCGGAAGGGGGGAAAAAACTCAATTTTTTCTCAATTTAATGGACCTAAGATTTCAGTTTTGTGATGATTCTTTGTGGTTTTTGTTAGCATACTTTCAGTGTCATCATGGCCATCTCAATTATAGATTGATACTTTTGTAGATCGAAATATGGCACTCCAACCATTAGCATCCTATGCTCTGCAACTGGGGTCATACTATTATCATGGATGAGCTTTCAGGAGATTGTGGAGTTCCTTAATTTCTTGTACTCATTGGGAATGCTTCTTGAGTTTGCTGCATTCATAAAACTCAGAATAAAGAAGCCAGATCTCCACAGGCCATATAAGATTCCGGTAGAAACCTTTGGCGCAGTGATTATTTGTGTACCTCCCACTATTTTGCTTGTCCTTGTTATGTGTCTGGCTTCAATGAGGACTTTTATTGTGAGCGGGAGTGTTATGCTTGGTGGGTTTCTTTTATATCCTGCTGTTGAGCACATGAGGAATAAAAATTGCATTAAGTTTCTCAACACAACTCTGCCACCTGAGGGTTGTTCCAACACTCCTCAAGTGCAAAATCAGGATGTTGTTGATGAGGCTTCCGAAAGCTTTTTGCCAGACCATTCCTGTGTCAAGAAGGAACTACAAGACCTTGAAATTAATTCGAATGGGATCTTGGATAAGGAGTGAAAGAGATTTCAACACTTCAAGTGCACTGATCAACTTGAGTTATCTAAGCCTTTAATGTATCACATTTATGTTAATATGTATCCTTATAATAATT
The DNA window shown above is from Musa acuminata AAA Group cultivar baxijiao chromosome BXJ2-4, Cavendish_Baxijiao_AAA, whole genome shotgun sequence and carries:
- the LOC135611160 gene encoding zinc finger protein 1-like, with amino-acid sequence MYNSMAVETTTALIPPASTETSDEDLLHMEGWAKRKRTKRHRFSDRPPTEEESLAHCLVMLARGGPGPRLPSLASDSTLAPPPGKLEYNCSVCGKAFGSYQALGGHKTSHRKLTCAADEAAVDTSGSSTAGAGRLHQCSVCLKTFPSGQALGGHKRCHYDGTLGNRGLDLNVPSLPEFDGGVRRCLPATAAVAAAAEEEEVQSPLAFKKPRLLIPA
- the LOC135587032 gene encoding probable polyamine transporter At3g19553, with the protein product MGEASGDDDSSYPFSVTTPQPPPPLKKLSVLPLIALIFYNVSGGPFGIEDSVSAGGGPLLSLLGFLVFPFLWSLPEALVTAELAASFPENGGYVLWISSAFGPFWGFQEGFWKWASGTMDNALYPVLFLDYLCQSLPFFARPAARTPALLVLTAGLTFLNYRGLNIVGLAAVALTAFSLSPFVVMALLALPRLRPRRWLAVDLKRANFRGYFNIMFWNLNYWDKASTLAGEVEDPSRSFPKALFGAVILVMASYLIPLLAGTGAMDASITEEWKDGYFAQVGMVIGGAWLRWWIQAAAAMSNMGLFEAEMSSDSFQLLGMSEMGMLPAIFAERSKYGTPTISILCSATGVILLSWMSFQEIVEFLNFLYSLGMLLEFAAFIKLRIKKPDLHRPYKIPVETFGAVIICVPPTILLVLVMCLASMRTFIVSGSVMLGGFLLYPAVEHMRNKNCIKFLNTTLPPEGCSNTPQVQNQDVVDEASESFLPDHSCVKKELQDLEINSNGILDKE